A DNA window from Ovis aries strain OAR_USU_Benz2616 breed Rambouillet chromosome 7, ARS-UI_Ramb_v3.0, whole genome shotgun sequence contains the following coding sequences:
- the LOC442995 gene encoding myosin-7 produces the protein MVDAEMAAFGEAAPYLRKSEKERLEAQTRPFDLKKDVFVPDDKEEFVKATILSREGGKVTAETEHGKTVTVKEDQVLQQNPPKFDKIEDMAMLTFLHEPAVLYNLKERYASWMIYTYSGLFCVTINPYKWLPVYNAEVVAAYRGKKRSEAPPHIFSISDNAYQYMLTDRENQSILITGESGAGKTVNTKRVIQYFAVIAAIGDRSKKEQATGKGTLEDQIIQANPALEAFGNAKTVRNDNSSRFGKFIRIHFGATGKLASADIETYLLEKSRVIFQLKAERDYHIFYQILSNKKPELLDMLLITNNPYDYAFISQGETTVASIDDAEELMATDNAFDVLGFTAEEKNSMYKLTGAIMHFGNMKFKQKQREEQAEPDGTEEADKSAYLMGLNSADLLKGLCHPRVKVGNEYVTKGQNVQQVAYAKGALAKAVYERMFNWMVTRINATLETKQPRQYFIGVLDIAGFEIFDFNSFEQLCINFTNEKLQQFFNHHMFVLEQEEYKKEGIEWEFIDFGMDLQACIDLIEKPMGIMSILEEECMFPKATDMTFKAKLYDNHLGKSNNFQKPRNIKGKPEAHFSLIHYAGTVDYNIIGWLQKNKDPLNETVVDLYKKSSLKMLSSLFANYAGFDTPIEKGKGKAKKGSSFQTVSALHRENLNKLMTNLRSTHPHFVRCIIPNETKSPGVIDNPLVMHQLRCNGVLEGIRICRKGFPNRILYGDFRQRYRILNPAAIPEGQFIDSRKGAEKLLGSLDIDHNQYRFGHTKVFFKAGLLGLLEEMRDERLSRIITRIQAQSRGVLSRMEFKKLLERRDSLLIIQWNIRAFMGVKNWPWMKLFFKIKPLLKSAETEKEIATMKEEFGRLKEALEKSEARRKELEEKMVSLLQEKNDLQLQVQAEQDNLADAEERCDQLIKNKIQLEAKVKEMTERLEDEEEMNAELTAKKRKLEDECSELKRDIDDLELTLAKVEKEKHATENKVKNLTEEMAGLDEIIAKLTKEKKALQEAHQQALDDLQAEEDKVNTLTKAKVKLEQHVDDLEGSLEQEKKVRMDLERAKRKLEGDLKLTQESIMDLENDKQQLDERLKKKDFELNALNARIEDEQALGSQLQKKLKELQARIEELEEELEAERTARAKVEKLRSDLSRELEEISERLEEAGGATSVQIEMNKKREAEFQKMRRDLEEATLQHEATAAALRKKHADSVAELSEQIDNLQRVKQKLEKEKSEFKLELDDVTSNMEQIIKAKANLEKMCRTLEDQMNEHRSKAEETQRSVNDLTSQRAKLQTENGELSRQLDEKEALISQLTRGKLTYTQQLEDLKRQLEEEVKAKNALAHALQSARHDCDLLREQYEEETEAKAELQRVLSKANSEVAQWRTKYETDAIQRTEELEEAKKKLAQRLQDAEEAVEAVNAKCSSLEKTKHRLQNEIEDLMVDVERSNAAAAALDKKQRNFDKILAEWKQKYEESQSELESSQKEARSLSTELFKLKNAYEESLEHLETFKRENKNLQEEISDLTEQLGSSGKTIHELEKVRKQLEAEKLELQSALEEAEASLEHEEGKILRAQLEFNQIKAEMERKLAEKDEEMEQAKRNHLRVVDSLQTSLDAETRSRNEALRVKKKMEGDLNEMEIQLSHANRLAAEAQKQVKSLQSLLKDTQIQLDDAVRANDDLKENIAIVERRNNLLQAELEELRAVVEQTERSRKLAEQELIETSERVQLLHSQNTSLINQKKKMEADLSQLQTEVEEAVQECRNAEEKAKKAITDAAMMAEELKKEQDTSAHLERMKKNMEQTIKDLQHRLDEAEQIALKGGKKQLQKLEARVRELENELEAEQKRNAESVKGMRKSERRIKELTYQTEEDRKNLLRLQDLVDKLQLKVKAYKRQAEEAEEQANTNLSKFRKVQHELDEAEERADIAESQVNKLRAKSRDIGAKGLNEE, from the exons ATGGTGGACGCGGAGATGGCCGCGTTTGGGGAGGCCGCCCCCTACCTGCGCAAGTCAGAGAAGGAGCGGCTGGAAGCCCAGACCAGGCCTTTTGACCTCAAGAAGGACGTCTTTGTGCCTGATGACAAAGAGGAGTTCGTCAAGGCCACAATTTTGTCTCGAGAGGGTGGCAAAGTCACCGCTGAGACAGAGCATGGCAAG ACAGTGACCGTGAAGGAGGACCAGGTGTTGCAGCAGAACCCACCCAAGTTCGACAAGATCGAGGACATGGCCATGCTGACCTTCCTGCACGAGCCTGCCGTGCTCTACAACCTCAAGGAGCGCTATGCCTCCTGGATGATCTAC ACCTACTCGGGCCTCTTCTGCGTCACCATCAACCCCTACAAGTGGCTGCCGGTGTACAATGCCGAGGTGGTGGCCGCCTACCGGGGCAAGAAGAGGAGTGAGGCACCGCCCCACATCTTCTCCATCTCCGACAACGCCTACCAGTACATGCTGACAG acagagaaaaccagtccatcctgatcAC CGGAGAATCCGGAGCAGGGAAGACGGTCAACACCAAGAGAGTCATCCAATACTTTGCGGTCATTGCTGCCATTGGCGACCGCAGCAAAAAGGAGCAGGCCACAGGCAAG GGCACCCTGGAGGACCAGATCATCCAGGCCAACCCCGCCCTGGAGGCCTTCGGCAACGCCAAGACCGTCAGGAATGACAACTCCTCCCGCTTT GGAAAATTCATCCGAATCCATTTTGGGGCGACCGGAAAGCTGGCGTCTGCAGACATCGAGACCT ACCTTCTGGAAAAATCCAGAGTTATTTTCCAGCTGAAAGCAGAGAGAGATTATCACATTTTCTACCAAATCCTGTCCAACAAAAAGCCTGAGCTGCTGG acatGCTGCTGATCACCAACAACCCCTATGACTATGCATTCATCTCCCAAGGAGAGACCACTGTGGCCTCAATTGATGACGCTGAAGAGCTCATGGCCACTGAT AATGCCTTTGACGTGCTGGGCTTCACTGCAGAGGAGAAAAACTCCATGTACAAGCTGACGGGCGCCATCATGCACTTTGGAAACATGAAGTTCAAACAGAAGCAGCGAGAGGAGCAGGCCGAGCCTGACGGCACCGAAG AGGCCGACAAGTCCGCCTACCTCATGGGGCTGAACTCAGCCGACCTGCTCAAGGGGCTGTGCCACCCTCGGGTGAAAGTGGGCAACGAGTACGTCACCAAGGGGCAGAATGTCCAGCAG GTGGCGTATGCCAAGGGGGCACTGGCCAAGGCCGTGTACGAGAGAATGTTCAACTGGATGGTGACGCGGATCAACGCCACCCTGGAGACCAAGCAGCCTCGCCAGTACTTCATAGGGGTCCTGGACATCGCCGGCTTTGAGATCTTCGAT TTCAACAGCTTCGAGCAGCTCTGCATCAACTTCACCAACGAGAAGCTGCAGCAGTTCTTCAACCACCACATGTTCGTGCTGGAGCAGGAGGAGTACAAGAAGGAGGGCATCGAGTGGGAGTTCATCGACTTCGGCATGGACCTGCAGGCCTGCATCGACCTCATCGAGAAG CCCATGGGCATCATGTCCATCCTGGAGGAGGAGTGCATGTTCCCCAAGGCCACCGACATGACCTTCAAGGCCAAGCTGTACGACAACCACCTGGGCAAGTCCAACAACTTCCAGAAGCCGCGCAACATCAAGGGGAAGCCGGAAGCCCACTTCTCCCTGATCCACTACGCCGGCACAGTGGACTACAACATCATAGGCTGGCTGCAGAAAAACAAAGACCCGCTCAACGAGACGGTGGTGGACTTGTACAAGAAGTCTTCCCTCAAGATGCTCAGCAGCCTCTTTGCCAACTATGCTGGGTTTGACACAC CTATTGAGAAAGGCAAAGGCAAGGCCAAGAAAGGCTCATCCTTTCAGACTGTGTCAGCTCTGCACAGG GAGAATCTGAACAAGCTGATGACCAACTTGCGCTCCACACACCCACACTTCGTGCGGTGCATCATCCCCAATGAGACAAAATCTCCAG GGGTGATAGACAACCCCCTGGTCATGCACCAGCTGCGCTGCAACGGCGTGCTGGAGGGCATCCGCATCTGCAGGAAGGGCTTCCCCAACCGCATCCTCTACGGGGACTTCCGGCAGAG GTATCGCATCCTGAACCCAGCGGCCATCCCCGAGGGCCAGTTCATTGACAGCAGGAAAGGGGCAGAGAAGTTGCTGGGCTCTCTGGACATTGACCACAACCAGTACAGGTTCGGCCACACCAAG GTGTTCTTCAAGGCGGGCCTGCTGGGGCTGCTGGAGGAGATGCGAGATGAAAGGCTGAGCCGCATCATCACCCGCATCCAGGCCCAGTCCCGAGGTGTGCTCTCCAGAATGGAGTTCAAGAAGCTGCTGGAACGCAG AGACTCCCTGCTGATTATCCAGTGGAATATTCGGGCCTTCATGGGAGTCAAGAACTGGCCTTGGATGAAGCTCTTCTTCAAGATCAAACCACTGCTGAAGAGcgcagagacagagaaggaaatagccaccatGAAGGAGGAGTTTGGGCGCCTCAAAGAGGCTCTGGAGAAGTCGGAGGCTCGGCGcaaggagctggaggagaagatggTGTCCCTGCTGCAGGAGAAGAATGACCTGCAGCTCCAAGTGCAGGCG GAACAAGACAACCTGGCTGATGCGGAAGAGCGCTGTGACCAGCTGATCAAGAACAAGATCCAGCTGGAGGCAAAGGTGAAGGAGATGACCGAAAGGTTGGAGGACGAGGAGGAGATGAACGCTGAGCTCACTGccaagaagcgcaagctggaagaTGAGTGCTCTGAGCTCAAGAGGGACATTGATGACCTGGAGCTGACCCTGGCCAAGGTGGAGAAGGAGAAGCACGCAACAGAGAACAAG GTGAAGAACCtgacagaggagatggctggGCTGGATGAGATCATCGCCAAGCTGACCAAGGAGAAGAAAGCTCTGCAAGAGGCCCACCAGCAGGCCCTGGATGACCTTCAGGCTGAGGAAGACAAGGTCAACACCCTGACCAAGGCCAAGGTCAAGCTGGAACAGCATGTGGACGAT CTGGAGGGATCcctggagcaggagaagaaggtgagaaTGGACCTGGAGCGAGCCAAGCGGAAGCTGGAGGGTGACCTGAAGCTGACCCAGGAGAGCATCATGGACTTGGAGAACGACAAGCAGCAGCTGGATGAGCGGCTCAAAAA GAAGGACTTTGAACTGAACGCCCTCAATGCAAGGATTGAAGATGAGCAAGCCCTGGGCAGTCAGCTACAGAAGAAGCTCAAGGAGCTTCAG GCACGCatagaggagctggaggaggagctggaggctgAGCGCACCGCCAGGGCCAAGGTGGAGAAGCTGCGCTCAGACCTGTCCCGGGAGCTGGAGGAGATCAGCGAGCGGCTGGAGGAGGCCGGTGGGGCCACGTCCGTGCAGATCGAGATGAACAAGAAGCGCGAGGCTGAGTTCCAGAAGATGAGGCGGGACCTGGAGGAGGCCACGCTGCAGCACGAGGCCACGGCGGCCGCCCTGCGCAAGAAGCACGCCGACAGCGTGGCCGAGCTGAGTGAGCAGATCGACAACCTGCAGCGtgtgaagcagaagctggagaaggagaagagcGAGTTCAAGCTGGAGCTGGACGACGTCACGTCCAACATGGAGCAGATCATCAAGGCCAAG GCTAACCTGGAGAAGATGTGCCGGACCCTAGAGGACCAGATGAATGAGCACCGGAGCAAGGCTGAGGAGACCCAGCGTTCTGTCAACGACCTCACAAGCCAACGAGCCAAGCTGCAGACCGAGAACG GTGAGCTGTCCCGGCAGCTGGATGAGAAGGAGGCGCTGATCTCCCAGCTGACCCGAGGCAAGCTCACCTACACCCAGCAGCTGGAGGACCTCAAGAGGCAGCTGGAAGAGGAGGTTAAG GCAAAGAACGCCCTGGCCCACGCGCTGCAGTCGGCCCGGCACGACTGTGACCTGTTGCGGGAGCAGTATGAGGAGGAGACGGAAGCCAAAGCCGAGCTACAGCGCGTCCTGTCCAAGGCCAACTCAGAGGTGGCCCAGTGGAGGACCAAGTATGAGACAGACGCCatccagaggacagaggagctggaggaggccaA GAAGAAGCTGGCCCAGCGGCTGCAGGACGCCGAGGAGGCCGTCGAGGCCGTCAACGCCAAGTGCTCCTCGCTGGAGAAGACCAAGCACCGCCTGCAGAATGAGATCGAGGACCTGATGGTGGACGTCGAGCGCTCCAacgcggccgccgccgccctgGACAAGAAGCAGAGGAACTTCGACAAG ATCCTGGCCGAGTGGAAGCAAAAGTACGAGGAGTCGCAGTCGGAGCTGGAGTCCTCGCAGAAAGAGGCGCGCTCCCTCAGCACCGAGCTCTTCAAGCTCAAGAACGCCTACGAGGAGTCCCTGGAGCATCTGGAGACCTTCAAGCGCGAGAACAAGAATCTGCAGG AGGAGATCTCCGACCTGACTGAGCAGCTGGGCTCCAGTGGCAAGACCATCCACGAGCTGGAGAAGGTCCGCAAGCAGCTGGAGGCCGAGAAGCTGGAGCTGCAGTCGGCCCTGGAGGAGGCCGAG GCCTCCCTGGAACACGAAGAGGGCAAGATCCTCCGGGCCCAGCTGGAGTTCAACCAGATCAAGGCAGAGATGGAGCGGAAGCTGGCAGAGAAGGACGAGGAGATGGAGCAGGCCAAGCGCAACCACCTGCGGGTGGTGGACTCACTGCAGACCTCCCTGGACGCGGAGACGCGCAGCCGCAACGAGGCCCTGCGGGTGAAGAAGAAGATGGAGGGCGACCTCAACGAGATGGAGATCCAGCTCAGCCATGCCAACCGCTTGGCCGCCGAAGCCCAGAAGCAAGTCAAGAGCCTCCAGAGCTTGCTGAAG GACACCCAGATCCAGCTGGACGACGCGGTCCGTGCCAACGACGACCTGAAGGAGAACATCGCCATCGTGGAGCGGCGTAACAACCTGCTGCAGGCCGAGCTGGAGGAGCTGCGGGCCGTGGTGGAGCAGACGGAGCGGTCCCGGAAGCTGGCGGAGCAGGAGCTGATCGAGACCAGTGAGCGGGTGCAGCTGCTGCACTCCCAG AACACCAGCCTCATCAACCAGAAGAAGAAGATGGAGGCAGACCTGTCCCAGCTTCAGACTGAAGTGGAGGAGGCAGTGCAGGAGTGCAGGAATGCTGAGGAGAAGGCCAAGAAGGCCATCACAGAT GCCGCCATGATGGCGGAGGAGCTGAAGAAGGAGCAGGACACCAGTGCGCACCTGGAGCGCATGAAGAAGAACATGGAGCAGACCATCAAGGACCTGCAGCACCGGCTGGACGAGGCGGAGCAGATCGCGCTCAAGGGCGGCAAGAAGCAGCTGCAGAAGCTGGAAGCCCGGGTGCGGGAGCTGGAGAACGAGCTGGAGGCCGAGCAGAAGCGCAACGCAGAGTCGGTCAAGGGCATGAGGAAGAGTGAGCGGCGCATCAAGGAGCTCACGTACCAG acagaggaagacaggaaGAACCTACTGCGGCTGCAGGACCTGGTGGACAAGCTGCAGCTGAAGGTCAAGGCCTACAAGCGCCAGGCTGAGGAGGCG GAGGAACAGGCCAACACCAACCTGTCCAAGTTCCGCAAGGTGCAGCACGAGCTGGACGAGGCGGAGGAGCGGGCGGACATCGCAGAGTCCCAGGTCAACAAGCTGCGGGCCAAGAGCCGCGACATCGGCGCCAAG GGCTTGAATGAGGAGTAG